Part of the Polaribacter sp. Hel1_33_78 genome is shown below.
GCTTGCTTCCTAAACAGCATTACCTGTTCTAGGTTCAATGGGTATGATCTCAGCCTTTAAAAGTTGAAAAGTAAGAAAGTTAAAAGCTGTAAAGTCTATGAAGACTAAAAACTGATGACTAAAAATTACCAACTAAAATTAGCACCCCTTTATGAGAACGGTGCAAATGTAAATTGGAAAGTTGGAATAAAAAATAACAAACGTATTTTTTTGTAGCTTTGGTTTCAATTAAAAAGACAAGATGGCTTTAAAAGGATTAGATACTTGGCACGATTTTGTGCTACAGAAAAAGCATAAAAATTTAAGTGATTTTATAGATAGGAAAGCTGTGTTGTATTCTCCAGTAGTTTTTAAACCCATAGAAGGTAGTTTTATGGTTGAGATGTATTTAAAAGCAGCAGCAGAAATTATTGCAAATACTAATTTTAAATATGTTAGAGAAGTTTGTGATGATGAAAATGCCATGCTAGAATTTATTACAGAGATTAATGGTATTACGGTGGAAGGAATCGACATGATTAAATTTACTAAAGAAGGGAAGTTAAAAGAAATTAAAGTAATGATCCGACCTTTAAAAGCTCTTAATATAGTGCACCAAGAGATGGGTGCATACTTAGCAAAAATGAATTCTTAATCTAATTTTGGCTTTTTTCTCAAAACCTTTTTTACAGAAATTCTTTTTTTATTCTCTGCTTTTCTTTTAACTGATGCTTTGCTAGGTTTTGTTGCTTTTCTCTTTTTAGGGCGAATTAAATTGGTCTTTAATAATTCTAAAAAACGTTGAATAGCAATGTTCTTATTTCTATGCTGAGAGCGCGTTTCTTGACAAGATAAAATTAATAAATTTTCTTTTGTTAATCTGGATACAAGCTTGACTTTTAAAAGTTCTTTTTCTTTATCAGACAAAGAATTAGAGTTTTCTAAATCAAAAGTTAGTTCAATTTGAGAAGATGTTTTATTTACATGCTGTCCGCCAGCACCAGAACTTCTAATGGCTTTAAAATGGAGTTCTTTTATAATTTTTACCGCATTCATTTAGTAATCTATAGATGTTCCAAAATCTGTATTTTGATGCAAAAAGTGCATGTCAATATCGATTAAGGAATCAGAGAAAGAATACAGTTCTTCTTTATTTTCAATAATTTTATCAATAGCTTCGGTTGCTTTTTTTAAACGAGTTTCTTTGTCTCCTTTTAAAAGAACATAAGGTCGGTTATGTTTTCTCAAAGCATTCTCAAAAGCCTTGAACATTTCTAAACGCTGCTCAGGTCTGTCTCGTAGATCATCTTCTTCCCAAGGTGTATCAATATAGGTCAGTAGGTATAAATCATACTGATTTTCATTAGCTGATTTATCTAAGTCACTATC
Proteins encoded:
- the arfB gene encoding alternative ribosome rescue aminoacyl-tRNA hydrolase ArfB, translating into MNAVKIIKELHFKAIRSSGAGGQHVNKTSSQIELTFDLENSNSLSDKEKELLKVKLVSRLTKENLLILSCQETRSQHRNKNIAIQRFLELLKTNLIRPKKRKATKPSKASVKRKAENKKRISVKKVLRKKPKLD
- a CDS encoding AAA family ATPase, with product MEKKLRQKPINLVKVVLFGPESSGKTTLSRQLARYYNTVWAPEFAREYLQEKWNNERKTCEAEDLIPIAIGQMKLENKLAKKADKVLICDTDLLETKVYSEEFYGGFVDSDLDKSANENQYDLYLLTYIDTPWEEDDLRDRPEQRLEMFKAFENALRKHNRPYVLLKGDKETRLKKATEAIDKIIENKEELYSFSDSLIDIDMHFLHQNTDFGTSIDY